A window of the Homo sapiens chromosome 18, GRCh38.p14 Primary Assembly genome harbors these coding sequences:
- the SEC11C gene encoding signal peptidase complex catalytic subunit SEC11C isoform 1 (isoform 1 is encoded by transcript variant 1) gives MVRAGAVGAHLPASGLDIFGDLKKMNKRQLYYQVLNFAMIVSSALMIWKGLIVLTGSESPIVVVLSGSMEPAFHRGDLLFLTNFREDPIRAGEIVVFKVEGRDIPIVHRVIKVHEKDNGDIKFLTKGDNNEVDDRGLYKEGQNWLEKKDVVGRARGFLPYVGMVTIIMNDYPKFKYALLAVMGAYVLLKRES, from the exons ATGGTGCGTGCGGGCGCCGTGGGGGCTCATCTCCCCGCGTCCGGCTTGGATATCTTCGGGGACCTGAAGAAGATGAACAAGCGCCAG CTCTATTACCAGGTTTTAAACTTCGCCATGATCGTGTCTTCTGCACTCATGATATGGAAAGGCTTGATCGTGCTCACAGGCAGTGAGAGCCCCATCGTGGTGGTGCTGAG TGGCAGTATGGAGCCGGCCTTTCACAGAGGAGACCTCCTGTTCCTCACAAATTTCCGGGAAGACCCAATCAGAGCTGGTGAAATAGTTGTTTTTAAAGTTGAAGGACGAGACATTCCAATAGTTCACAGAGTAATCAAAGTTCATGAAAA AGATAATGGAGACATCAAATTTCTGACTAAAGGAGATAATAATGAAGTTGATGATAGAGGCTTGTACAAAGAAGGCCAGAACTGGCTGGAAAAGAAGGACGTGGTGGGAAGAGCAAGAGG GTTTTTACCATATGTTGGTATGGTCACCATAATAATGAATGACTATCCAAAATTCAAG TATGCTCTTTTGGCTGTAATGGGTGCATATGTGTTACTAAAACGTGAATCCTAA
- the SEC11C gene encoding signal peptidase complex catalytic subunit SEC11C isoform 2 (isoform 2 is encoded by transcript variant 2) yields the protein MVRAGAVGAHLPASGLDIFGDLKKMNKRQLYYQVLNFAMIVSSALMIWKGLIVLTGSESPIVVVLSGSMEPAFHRGDLLFLTNFREDPIRAGEIVVFKVEGRDIPIVHRVIKVHEKDNGDIKFLTKGDNNEVDDRGLYKEGQNWLEKKDVVGRARGMLFWL from the exons ATGGTGCGTGCGGGCGCCGTGGGGGCTCATCTCCCCGCGTCCGGCTTGGATATCTTCGGGGACCTGAAGAAGATGAACAAGCGCCAG CTCTATTACCAGGTTTTAAACTTCGCCATGATCGTGTCTTCTGCACTCATGATATGGAAAGGCTTGATCGTGCTCACAGGCAGTGAGAGCCCCATCGTGGTGGTGCTGAG TGGCAGTATGGAGCCGGCCTTTCACAGAGGAGACCTCCTGTTCCTCACAAATTTCCGGGAAGACCCAATCAGAGCTGGTGAAATAGTTGTTTTTAAAGTTGAAGGACGAGACATTCCAATAGTTCACAGAGTAATCAAAGTTCATGAAAA AGATAATGGAGACATCAAATTTCTGACTAAAGGAGATAATAATGAAGTTGATGATAGAGGCTTGTACAAAGAAGGCCAGAACTGGCTGGAAAAGAAGGACGTGGTGGGAAGAGCAAGAGG TATGCTCTTTTGGCTGTAA
- the SEC11C gene encoding signal peptidase complex catalytic subunit SEC11C isoform X1: protein MDHPPGSADHPNNCRIVKRKIEAGTKLYYQVLNFAMIVSSALMIWKGLIVLTGSESPIVVVLSGSMEPAFHRGDLLFLTNFREDPIRAGEIVVFKVEGRDIPIVHRVIKVHEKDNGDIKFLTKGDNNEVDDRGLYKEGQNWLEKKDVVGRARGFLPYVGMVTIIMNDYPKFKYALLAVMGAYVLLKRES from the exons ATGGACCACCCACCTGGCTCTGCAGATCACCCCAACAACTGCAGGATTGTGAAGAGGAAGATTGAGGCAGGTACCAAA CTCTATTACCAGGTTTTAAACTTCGCCATGATCGTGTCTTCTGCACTCATGATATGGAAAGGCTTGATCGTGCTCACAGGCAGTGAGAGCCCCATCGTGGTGGTGCTGAG TGGCAGTATGGAGCCGGCCTTTCACAGAGGAGACCTCCTGTTCCTCACAAATTTCCGGGAAGACCCAATCAGAGCTGGTGAAATAGTTGTTTTTAAAGTTGAAGGACGAGACATTCCAATAGTTCACAGAGTAATCAAAGTTCATGAAAA AGATAATGGAGACATCAAATTTCTGACTAAAGGAGATAATAATGAAGTTGATGATAGAGGCTTGTACAAAGAAGGCCAGAACTGGCTGGAAAAGAAGGACGTGGTGGGAAGAGCAAGAGG GTTTTTACCATATGTTGGTATGGTCACCATAATAATGAATGACTATCCAAAATTCAAG TATGCTCTTTTGGCTGTAATGGGTGCATATGTGTTACTAAAACGTGAATCCTAA